From Triticum aestivum cultivar Chinese Spring chromosome 4A, IWGSC CS RefSeq v2.1, whole genome shotgun sequence, a single genomic window includes:
- the LOC123087284 gene encoding serine/arginine-rich SC35-like splicing factor SCL30 isoform X2, translating into MRRYSPQYRSPPRRGYGGRGRSPPRRGYGGRREQGSGSLLVRNIPLSCRPEDLRVPFERFGPVRDVYLPKDYYTREPRGFAFVEFVDPYDASDAQYHLNHTVFFGREITVVVAAESRKRPDDMRNRARIRGYSGEPERRHSRYGRSRSRSCSYSPRYRGRPRSRSRSYSPAPRRRDDYSASPPRSHHTQSPRRLPKGHEEDERRSYSPAGRGGGERDANTNGKRSPPSDIDGSPPRIRRSPRQSSGSPVGSRSRSPEASPARSD; encoded by the exons ATGAGGAGGTACAGTCCCCAATACCGGAGTCCCCCAAGGAGGGGATATGGTGGCAGAGGTAGAAGTCCCCCAAGGAGGGGATATGGAGGACGGAGGGAGCAGGGTTCAGGAAGCCTCTTGGTCCGCAACATCCCATTGAGCTGCAG GCCGGAGGATCTACGGGTTCCTTTTGAAAGGTTTGGTCCTGTTCGGGATGTGTACCTGCCAAAGGATTATTACACCAG GGAGCCCCGAGGGTTTGCATTTGTGGAGTTTGTTGACCCTTATGATGCCTCTGATGCACAATATCACTTGAACCACACAGTATTTTTTGGCCGAGAGATAACTGTTGTTGTTGCTGCCGAGTCACGGAAAAGGCCAGATGATATGCGTAATAGGGCTAGAATCAG GGGGTATTCTGGTGAACCTGAAAGGCGTCATTCCCGTTATG GGAGGTCTCGTTCCCGTTCATGTTCCTACTCTCCTCGCTATCGGGGCCGTCCTCGGTCAAGGTCAAG GTCATACTCTCCTGCTCCAAGACGGCGAGATGACTACTCTGCTTCCCCGCCAAGATCACATCACACACAGTCTCCTAGGCGTCTGCCAAAAGGACATGAAGAAGACGAGCGGAGATCCTATTCTCCTGCTGGTAGAGGTGGCGGCGAGCGTGATGCCAATACTAATGGAAA GAGGTCACCACCATCTGACATTGATGGATCACCTCCACGCATCCGGAGGTCACCCAGGCAATCCTCAGGATCACCCGTGGGGTCGCGCTCAAGGTCCCCTGAAGCTTCTCCTGCCCGCAGCGACTGA
- the LOC123087284 gene encoding serine/arginine-rich SC35-like splicing factor SCL30 isoform X1: MRRYSPQYRSPPRRGYGGRGRSPPRRGYGGRREQGSGSLLVRNIPLSCRPEDLRVPFERFGPVRDVYLPKDYYTREPRGFAFVEFVDPYDASDAQYHLNHTVFFGREITVVVAAESRKRPDDMRNRARIRGYSGEPERRHSRYGRSRSRSCSYSPRYRGRPRSRSRSRSYSPAPRRRDDYSASPPRSHHTQSPRRLPKGHEEDERRSYSPAGRGGGERDANTNGKRSPPSDIDGSPPRIRRSPRQSSGSPVGSRSRSPEASPARSD; encoded by the exons ATGAGGAGGTACAGTCCCCAATACCGGAGTCCCCCAAGGAGGGGATATGGTGGCAGAGGTAGAAGTCCCCCAAGGAGGGGATATGGAGGACGGAGGGAGCAGGGTTCAGGAAGCCTCTTGGTCCGCAACATCCCATTGAGCTGCAG GCCGGAGGATCTACGGGTTCCTTTTGAAAGGTTTGGTCCTGTTCGGGATGTGTACCTGCCAAAGGATTATTACACCAG GGAGCCCCGAGGGTTTGCATTTGTGGAGTTTGTTGACCCTTATGATGCCTCTGATGCACAATATCACTTGAACCACACAGTATTTTTTGGCCGAGAGATAACTGTTGTTGTTGCTGCCGAGTCACGGAAAAGGCCAGATGATATGCGTAATAGGGCTAGAATCAG GGGGTATTCTGGTGAACCTGAAAGGCGTCATTCCCGTTATG GGAGGTCTCGTTCCCGTTCATGTTCCTACTCTCCTCGCTATCGGGGCCGTCCTCGGTCAAGGTCAAGGTCAAG GTCATACTCTCCTGCTCCAAGACGGCGAGATGACTACTCTGCTTCCCCGCCAAGATCACATCACACACAGTCTCCTAGGCGTCTGCCAAAAGGACATGAAGAAGACGAGCGGAGATCCTATTCTCCTGCTGGTAGAGGTGGCGGCGAGCGTGATGCCAATACTAATGGAAA GAGGTCACCACCATCTGACATTGATGGATCACCTCCACGCATCCGGAGGTCACCCAGGCAATCCTCAGGATCACCCGTGGGGTCGCGCTCAAGGTCCCCTGAAGCTTCTCCTGCCCGCAGCGACTGA